The proteins below come from a single Eubacterium limosum genomic window:
- a CDS encoding DUF3089 domain-containing protein has protein sequence MKQHPYLPDLDTPVDYSLTQNWLCLPKKIAKPDDKPVDIFYLYPTAYYKTPHGPNICEVNNEAMRIRAAEHLQTKASVFSAYGNFYAPAYRQAALECLLDNTPENNLLFTKGPVTCVLSAFDYYIKHHNNGRPFILAGHSQGSLLLQFILSLYLKEHPEVQERMIAAYVIGYSITRGYLKDNPHLTFARGAKDTGVIISYNTESPGVTGDNITLLPDAVSINPITWTLTGKKAEASQSLGSRLVIRDSAGSLVGMQDLPHYADAALDLERGTVICSTADPDAFKVIGQEEAFPSGVLHTGDYPLYYYDLQNNVKTRIKSYFASHPQTDKKYAL, from the coding sequence ATGAAACAGCATCCATATCTTCCCGATTTAGATACCCCGGTCGACTACAGCCTCACTCAAAACTGGCTGTGTCTTCCTAAAAAAATAGCAAAGCCTGACGACAAGCCCGTCGATATTTTTTACCTCTACCCCACAGCCTACTATAAAACCCCGCATGGTCCCAATATCTGCGAGGTAAACAATGAGGCCATGCGTATCCGGGCCGCAGAGCATCTCCAGACAAAGGCTTCTGTCTTTTCAGCCTATGGCAATTTTTACGCGCCTGCGTACCGCCAGGCTGCCCTCGAATGCCTTCTTGACAATACGCCGGAAAACAACCTGCTCTTTACCAAGGGGCCTGTCACCTGTGTGCTGTCAGCCTTTGATTATTACATTAAGCACCATAACAACGGCCGCCCCTTTATCCTGGCCGGCCATTCCCAGGGCTCGCTGCTGCTCCAGTTTATCCTCAGCCTCTATTTAAAAGAGCATCCAGAGGTTCAGGAGCGGATGATTGCCGCCTATGTGATCGGCTACTCCATCACCCGGGGATATTTAAAAGACAATCCTCATTTAACCTTTGCGCGGGGAGCAAAAGACACAGGCGTTATCATTTCATATAACACAGAATCCCCAGGTGTCACGGGTGACAACATCACCCTGCTCCCAGACGCAGTATCCATCAACCCCATCACCTGGACCCTCACCGGCAAAAAAGCCGAAGCGTCACAGAGCCTTGGCTCGCGCCTGGTCATACGTGACAGCGCCGGTTCGCTCGTCGGCATGCAGGATCTTCCCCACTATGCCGACGCGGCCCTTGACCTGGAACGCGGCACAGTGATCTGCAGCACCGCAGACCCCGATGCCTTTAAGGTCATCGGACAGGAGGAAGCCTTCCCCTCCGGTGTTTTACACACTGGTGATTATCCGCTTTACTACTACGATCTCCAAAACAATGTTAAAACACGCATAAAATCCTACTTCGCGAGTCATCCCCAGACGGACAAAAAATACGCCCTTTAA
- a CDS encoding MerR family transcriptional regulator: MEYTVKKLAALAKVSPRTLRYYDEIGLLKPARINSSGYRIYGKHEVDRLQQILFYRALGIELAEIIQILDAPGFDSLAALKTHREQLLLKKKQIDDLINTVTKTIESKEGKMTMEDHEKFKGFIQNKIDENENRYGEEIRKKYGDEAIDRSNAQFKNMSPEKYSEFAGLEEKILDLLKEVTRLGTIDNPEGEELAQLHKQWITLAWGSASPDAHRGLVQIYTEDERFKEYYESKAGKNSAELLKQSVLKFIR, translated from the coding sequence ATGGAATATACGGTTAAAAAGCTGGCGGCCCTGGCAAAGGTCTCGCCGAGAACACTGCGTTATTACGATGAGATTGGGCTGCTGAAGCCAGCGCGTATCAACAGCTCAGGCTACCGGATCTACGGGAAGCATGAGGTCGACCGCCTTCAGCAGATTTTATTTTACCGTGCGCTTGGGATTGAGCTGGCAGAAATCATACAGATTTTGGACGCCCCGGGCTTTGACAGCCTGGCCGCTTTAAAAACCCACAGGGAACAGCTCCTTCTTAAAAAGAAGCAGATTGACGATTTGATCAATACTGTGACCAAAACGATTGAGAGCAAGGAAGGAAAAATGACAATGGAAGATCACGAAAAGTTCAAAGGCTTTATTCAGAACAAGATTGACGAAAACGAGAATCGTTACGGTGAGGAGATCCGTAAAAAATATGGCGATGAGGCGATTGACAGAAGCAACGCCCAGTTTAAGAACATGTCACCTGAAAAATACAGTGAATTTGCCGGTCTGGAAGAAAAAATCCTCGACCTTTTAAAGGAAGTAACCCGGCTGGGAACCATCGACAATCCGGAAGGTGAGGAGCTTGCCCAGCTTCATAAACAGTGGATCACGCTGGCGTGGGGAAGCGCCAGCCCGGACGCGCACCGCGGGCTGGTCCAGATATACACAGAAGATGAACGCTTTAAGGAATATTATGAAAGTAAAGCGGGAAAGAACAGTGCGGAACTGCTTAAGCAGAGTGTGCTGAAGTTCATCCGGTAA